ATGAATCTTTCTCTGGCTGTTTTCTTACGAGCCATTCATTGAAAGCTTAGGCTAAGAATTTTGAGACAGCTGCCATCAGCTGTGCATCCATCATCAGCGTCTTAAGGCAAACATCTTTATTGAAAGGGACTACACTAGGGTGACAGCTCAGTGCCACCAATGTCTATTAGATATGttgtgactcttttttttttttgttattattattattattattatgttgtgACATATCATCCACAGTAAATATGCCATACATGAAGGGAAATCTGAACCATTCTAACTGTGGGTCACTTTCCTGATGGCCGATAATACAGTAATTCCATTCATGCATTTAGAACACTGATTATCTtactttaaccatccatttgataggtaATTAATGGATAGATGTGATGGTCCAACCATTTTTATTTGGAGGCTATGCTCCTCTTCATTAACATGTCTAACTGCCATTTGTACTGGAGATGGAGAGCCCGGATCCACGACAAAGATTTATAGGTTGATCTTGACCTACAATTTGATGTGGGGTTCCCATCATGATTTTTTcaagacatccaatccattcatcaggtttgtGTCATCATTTTCTGAACAGCAACCAAAAATAGGCCGTTCCAAAACTCTGTTGAGCACAGCATGTAGAATTATGCCCAAAACTAAAGCTACATCTACAATTCATAAGCCCACATGAGACCCAAATGTGTCGTGAGTCCCGAGCGAGCCAAATGGACTTCTTGATCGGGATGAATTTCTTAAGAACTactggtgagagagagagagagagagagagagagagagagagagtctcaccTCCTACCCTGGATTGTATGCTCAGAAGGTGAGTGCCAGTGAAATTGATGGAGCCAATATTGAGTTCCATTGATGTGAATGGATCCTGCACTGTCCACCCACTTCAACTGCAttcataaatcacatacattaggAATTGTGGTATCCCAAATGGCATATTCCTCTCATGTTTTTGTTAAGATACGAGATATTAACATACAATCGCATTCACTATCTTTAGCTAATCTCATGAAAAGGATTCTTATTTATTTGTGTTTTGAGTAAAAGTCCTCTCACATTTCGCAAATGGGTTTCATCATAAATCTCCTCTAAATGATTTATATAACccacctttcaaaaaataaaagaaaaaacacctaaaaaaataatttaacacCAGCCATCTTTATCGAACTACATGTGAGCCCACCTAATGGGTGAATCAGGGCTGATTTTATCCTTAGGGGATCCTAATGGTGGGACCAACCAtttaaatgggttggatgtcgTGCAAACATGATAGGATGAAAAATGTTTGTTGGGTGAATGGTAAATTAGAAATCCAACCAAAAGgatatgaaaaaggaaaaaaagaagaagaagaagaagaagaagaaaaagaacatttTCTCTTACCATTATATCATGGCCCCTATTCTTTAGAATTGCATTTGTGGGTTTATAACTCCTTTTCAATTTTCCTAAATCAGGCACCACTTGCACCCTTTCATCCAACAAATCTATGGGAGATTGCATATCGCCATTCTTACACAATTCCCACTCTGTATTTAACTCTCCCCAATGTTCAGGTCCATGTCCACTCCCTTCAAGGTAATTAAACTCCCTCTCATCCTCTGTGACATATCTCAAAAGGATTAGAACTCaaacaaacacatagaacaaTAAGAAAATTcgaagaaaaataagaagaacaGGTATAAGAAGAAGAATCCTAGCTAGAGAAATTTTTTGGTTTAGtgtatgtttggttgcacccaATATCATGATTTtttcaccaaattagactgattgatcataaaatatcatgatgtgtggtgcaaccaaacacactcttAGACTATCACTTACCAACTTCTTGTGATGTTGCTGTGCGTGAATGAAAGAGAAGCATGGAAAGGAAAGCGGACAACAAGATGGAATTCCTTGGACCATTCATTGTTTTTtcccttccaatgacctgaaaaaaaatggaagaGAAGGCAGTTTGGAATTCCTAGTAAATGATAGGAAACCTTCATTGCTTTATATATTGTAAAAATCATTTGAAACGATAAGTGATGAGTGAGAGAGATTGGGGCGGTGAATTTCAGGACACGTGTGAAATCTCAGCCATGTATCAAGTGAGGTGGCTAATGTGAACATGTCCATGCAAAAAGGGTGGGTTGTtaattcatgaggtgggccacatgtctaCATTGAATAAAGGCCGTGTGATTTCATCACACATGTGTTGTTGTCTGGCAGGGTGTTTTTATGGCTAACCTAACtcaatgaatggctaggatcttgcACGGTGTCCCATGTTGGCACAGGTGCCGCAATTCTCTTCTTAAATCCATTATGGTGCGTTTCTCCTTAGTTTTTATTGATAATTGATCGTCAACGTGATTTCAAGTTGGAAAATTTTCGAAGGGAGTTtggtgggacgcggattggttAGTACCCGCGCTCGGTACACGCATGGCTCTCAAGGGCCCACTattatatatgggttttatctacaccgtccatccatttttccaaattattttaggatataagaacaaaaaataagacaattcaagttcaagtggaccacactacatgaagcaGCGGTGGTAATgaaatccaccgttgaaaccttccaagagcctacttgatgtttatttgctatccaacctattcatgaggtcacgtagaactggatgatgggaaaaacaaACACTCTTTGAAATGATAACTTCTTGGCCCCaatgaagttttcaaccgtaggaattcAATCCAATTCTGTCGGCCACTTAGGCCTCGGATCTATCTCAGCTTTTTGggattatatcttaaaatgatatgaaaaaatggatggacagtgtggataaagccTATACATTACGCTACCCTCTCAGAGCCCCTGCCTCTGTGCGAAGCTGGCGACAGCCGGGAAGTAACCCATCCGGGTCCATTTTCGCGGTAGATCCATTTACGACGGACAAAGGAAGTAGACATTTTcaacgggaagcggattggctgctgtaccacacGCCACCGACCtgcgtggtgtgttgacgtcatcaatttctatgggtcccattatgagataTGTActgtatccaaaccgtcaatctatTTGGTGACCTTTTCGTAAGGCTATAGCCCAAAAAAGAagacatatctaaagatcaagtggaccatagtgtaAAAAGCAGTGTGAGATTGAAcatgtaccattgaaacctttttaaggtcacggaagttttggatcaatattcatccaggtctttgtgaccttgtgaacagattgtatggaaaataaacgttattttggaccctacgaatgttttaacggtgagaatcagtaTCCTACTGCTTTtcatggtgtggtgcacttgatctTTCAATACGACTCGTTCTTTTTCTCATTAGTTAAAATAATatttccaaatagatgaacggtgtggatataataaatacatcatcgtggggcccatgtaactttgatctcatttgaaccgttcgtataaagACTTCAAggccgtcttcgcacgacacgtatttacatcagccaggtcggtggtgtgtggtacaccagccaatccgcttccttttcaACGGACCGTGTTGTTAGATCTAAGAAAAATGTAAAATGTGGCACACGTCACGTGCTACGTCATTCGTTTCATGTGTACACGCTTTTGTAAAAGCAGGCGACAGGGTTCGTATTGACCGTTGATCCATTGGAACCATTATAATATCTCAATTGGAAGGGTGTCATCAAGGCCAGCCCCACCCAAAGACTTTTGTGTTGAACGGATGAATGGTAGGTGACTTGGTTGAAAAACCATTATTTTTTAAGAAATGCGTGGGACTCTTTGTATAATGATATGTCGTGGCGAAGCTTACAAAGGAAATAGAATATTTCTACTAGGTCACCCTTCGTGTCACGGAGATGAGAGGCTATCTCGTCGCCTTCTTGAAGGCTCTAGAGGacgctttaaaaaaataataataataaataaaattatttatttacttaGTCTGCTCTGGTAACACAAcacctttcttttttttctttttttttttttgggttactgTCATTACACACTCAGCTGATAAGAACCCCCGCGATAACAcaacacttgaaacttgggaggAATAACCGGTGCACTGAGGTCATCTATCAAGTGGGACCATAGTGGGGTGTAGGGAAAGGAAAAGATAATTTTCTTCTTATAAATAACTATTGAATTTATAAGAAGTGTAGAAatcattttaaaaatttaaaaaaaaaaaaacaaacaaacaaaagtaAGTGTTGTACCCTAATTTttatatcattgaaaaattcaattaaAAAAGACATATAGAATAATAAGGAAAAGATATAACATACTAAATATCCTTAATAATGCTTAGAGAGCTTTTTACGAAATTAGAGTTAATAGAATGATAAGACAATAAGTAGGTAAAATGAATTCAAATGCAAACCAAGTGACGGAGAGCCATCTAAGAGGTCAACTGAGAGCGCAACTAATACAAAACCTTGGATGATAAAGTGAAGTAAGAGGTCGATAGCTGTAAAGAAGCAAAAAGAGCAGTTGGTTGGCATCTAGAAGTAGACCGAGTGGCTAAGAGGTATCCAAAAGTAAATTGAGCGACCAAGGGAAGCCAGGAAATGGAATACGGTTGAAAAACTTGGTCGAGTGGTCAAAACGAAAAGATGTGGATAGCGGTTGAGTGGAGCACAAACAAGCGACTGAGAAAAGAGATACGGCTGATATTGTGTGGTCAATGACCGATTAGCAACCAAAAGCAAAGCTTGGTCGGGAGAAGAGGAACGATTGGAAAAAGGAAACGTAACAGAGGGGAGGAACAGTAAagaattcaaaaaacataataaaAAAGAAGGATCCAGAGAGAGGCTTTTCAACTGATGTAATCGTTGCAATAATGGAAGAAAGATCCAGAAGAATAAGCTATAATAGAActctataaataacaaaggaatttAACAAAACAAgcatctcaaatctcaaaacaaaaatcaacaaTCAAATTTATCTTATCAATTTcctttatctcagcttatcctaaGGGTAGCGATAATCCAATAAAAGTAATTCTTACCTATAATCTTTGTTGTAATCTAGGTCTAGGCTCATATTTTAAATTTGTTCTTTATCTAATATCAAGCAaattctttcaagagacgcattcttgcGGTCGCTTCAAGTGACCGATTgtaagtttttctttttgtttgatttgcTGGTATTcttaaagtcttttttttttttttttttttttttgtggaaggCATAAAATAACTCATCTTCAGAAGAAGAACTACACCCTTCAATTATTGTCTGAtagttatcaaattttgtaagTGGAGGAGCAAGCGACCGATCTTTTCAGAACCTGgttatatatgtttatattggACGTATTTGCTTATTTTagcacttggggtcaaagttgatcagtttggATCGAGTTGCTATATTGATTCTAGCATTCCCACAATTTATAAACAAACCGAGCGACCAACAGATAGTATTGACTATAATGAATCTAATAACCTTATATTAAAAGAGGCTCTGGATTCCTAATTTAATTCGTAAgagaattttttttctaaaatagtaaaaattactAATAATTAAAATATACTTAAGCCTAATCAAACTCATAAAAATCTCTTAGATGATCAAAACAAGGAAACTGGATAATAACTGAATTCGTAAAaccttaataaaattaaataataaattttaacatAAAATCCTAATTTGATTCGAAAACGATTGAATTTTAAAAAGTTGTTTGGACATTAGTGAATCTTGGGTGATTGGTCAGGACGTAAAGCTCGTTCATAACTTTCCGATGATATACTATATGTATGCAGATAATCAGTTGCAAAGTAATGACCATCGAAAGCTACAACGCGTGTTCTATCCATTTGCCCGATCAAAACCCCTCTACCTAAAGTTGTGCAATCTTAACCCTTCATGTGCTCAATCACGCATTAAACCAACCATCCAATCAAGAATAGTCTACTgaaattgaattttgatgatCCAAATCACTTGTTGAGTGGGTTGTTAAACTTTGTGACCTGTGATTAAGTTTCAAATAGCTAGCATGAGAGCATACGAAACGATGCCAGAGATGTTATACAACGTGCATTTgaatcttttcatttctttcattccaGATCATGGTCGTTGATCTTCCGCGCATACCAAGGAACCTACCTTAAGAATTCAATGTGAAAAATGTGAGATCACAACCGAGAAAACAGTCTCACTACATCGAGTTTTCTCTCCAAAAGTCTCGAAAAACTCTGGATCTTCAAGCAGCCTAGAGGGTTAATTATGGGGCCCTACTATCACACTCTCTATATATTGAAGATTGACCAGAAGAATTAGGTTCAAGGCATTCCTCTTTCTCACCATGTGAGACGAACGTAAGCAAAGTTCATTATTTAGTTAGGGTCTACTTTGGAATCTCCAACTCTTGCAATATGAATATTTTCTTACTCCAATCTATAAACCATTACTACCTAGGCTTCCTTCTCCAACCTACGACCATTGTTGTCTCACCCGTCACCGGTTCGCTGAATGGTCATTTCAAGAATGCTTATCCTAGTTCTCTTCATCTTGATTGTTTGAATGACGATTTCTTTCCTTTATGGGCCATGTCTTTTGGTCTGTCCTATTTTACGAGTGAAGGATTTAACCCttctaaatccaaaaaaaaagtgAGAGGTTGAGACCATATATGTGTCAGTTATCTAGTGGATTAAGATATCCCATATAGTGGTTCCTTTGATGCTATAGAAAATTAACTCTCTCTTCCTGCCCTTCCTTCATGGCCATCAGCCACTCTAGAATTTTGCTCCTAATGGGCTGCCTATTACTTGGGTTGTTAGTATTTCAATCACATTGCTAAGCTTCACCAACTTCTACCTCTAACAGCTCCTCAACCTTTAATTCTTAAGTCTTCACAAGTCCCTCACTTTCGGTGGCTCTTATGGTGTAGTTCGACCGACCCTTAACAACCAATGTCGTTACACCATGTTAGGAAatcgcggaagcacacagagttGAATCAAGAAAAGTAGACAATAGCACAACCAAGTCTAAatacaaacaatccaaattttacatgaaaaaatcatTTCAGGAAAAAATCATTGCACAAAGCGACGAGTatgcactatgaaagaagaaattacaagaaATAAAGAGTTACCGATTCGAACAGGCCTTAAATCTACCTCATAAGCCCaagttatgcccttgaaacccttaggaaaGAATTAGAAAGCCGTAAAACTCCATAATATCTCACAAATCCCAattacactatatatatatatatatatatatatatatatatatatatatatatatatatatatatattatcacaaccggaatagaaaacaaatcctGCACTCACGCAACTCTATGTGCGTGCTCGATGAGACTTCGATGGCATAGACAAACCCATCGAagacctcgatggcatcgaacttactTCGATAGCATCAAGTAGCAACATCAAAACATTCTAGCAATCAATatggatttttcaaattttttcaatGGCATTGACATCTGCCCGATGGAGTTGAgtggtctgtcaatggcatcaacagaccctgTTTCTTACAAATTTATAACATTAACAACACACCAACCGTACATATTCTAGTGTACAGAACTAACAATGCACACTAAATGCTTTTAGTCATAAAGCTTTAGGAAATGCTTAATAAATACTCCCAAAAGAAAAAATTAAGGCAATTTACCCGTAAGAATTTATGTGAATGTAATGAATgtttgtatgtgtatatatatctaAATATCAACATCAATGGGTACATAATAGCTCAAATCCAAAACTATGCTTGTCCAAGCCATGAATGAAGGTCATTTGGTCCAAGCCTTGGTCGGTAAAGGTGTATCCCACGTTTGTTGATTGCTTGTGTGCATCTCGCATTCCTCTCACAATCCTCTAaactgtaatgacctgaaaattttcgtgcaaagacccgagtactacctcaaattccttagaagtaattgaaacttgggagttgagttatgctcgacccccgaattgcagggcgttacataaacacacacacacacacgcacacgcacacacacacacacagagagataATAATCAGACCAAGTCATGCAAGGGGTATCTAACATCATCAGTAGTAGTAAGTCAAAACAGTCCTAATCTGCAGTCATGAGCATGGATGAAATTAAAAACATGTCAAAtgcagaaaaggaaaaaaaaataccaaCTGATAAGGGTTTTGACAGACTGTGGGGGGCTACCTCACATGTCTCGTTAACACCATCAAATGAGATAGGTGTAATTAATATGTGCCATTCAATAGGTACTATTTGCTATGACAATGCCACATATAAGAAAAATAAGGGAAATACATTCAACAAATGAGTCACACATGCACATTAAACTTGAACTATTGGGCATGTTTctagcaacttttttttttcagggcatATGTTCACAATATTTGCTACCTAATGAATAGCATGTATCTCTCATAAGCGTGTCATGGTAGCTACGATGTGGGCTCCCATTCTATCCTACTTCTAAAGAACCTAACACAGTCTAAAGACACAGACCTTCCTGACAATGGTCCAGACGACTCCTTGAGTGCAGGGTGGAACGGTGAGAGAGCCAATGTATCTGTGATACATTCTACTTCCTATATTCAGATGCCTCGGGTCGATCACACTATATGTTTCCTTCATGGGTATCACCAATTCCTTCTATATGTTTCATTAGCTGAAATAATAACTCAAAAAGCATATAAGAGCGGGAGAGAGTCACTTTCCTAAACCTTTGGGGATcatatttcaaatttttagaaaacGGAACTTGAATCTCTAGCCAattgcatttgtttttttttttttttttaaagaaatattttattaataaaagATATGGACAAACAATATAATTTCAGGTCGGTGCCATAAAAAAAGAATAGCACAACACCTATCATATGCCCAAAACCCTCTACAAGACGAAAAGGCATCTAAAGAAATGATTAGCCCAATCTGATCGCTCACACTCCCACATTATCAAGAGTGATGAGGTGTTAGAAAAGtaagtgtttcttgtacacaacagaggatagaagaaaacgataacgaaacgatcagatctatcgggttcaaggcttgaCTTAAATAGTCAACTTCTCAAGAcaaatttgctgccctttttctaaaaattttagcAAGTGCAAActaaggaaatctgcaaattgtcttcaggatacaatgaactctcaatctgatttttaacatgaaaatttgcacatttaaatgTTGAACAGATCtttagttttgacaccgatatgccttaagatgttcagaaaaaattcagcaaaagatcagatcgagagtaattgcacagaagatgatataatcttaaggataAGAGTATTTCCGTCTAGATTATAGTAtctaggatttatatcaattgaaaagttatatttttcttcctgaagaggtgctaaagagcctcttcaagaaattcatacccattcacagcaaataattttctttccatgaaaggacatgactctttgtcctatggcaATTATTTCTATACCCATTCAGACAAGAgtagttatccaacaggaaaaaattgtatccacataagcgacacgtaGCATAGGTGCCACATAGACGATCATGTCATAATTACTCTTAATCataaaaaagataataaaatatCAGGGTAGACCTAGGTTCAATACCAGTtgaa
This DNA window, taken from Magnolia sinica isolate HGM2019 chromosome 14, MsV1, whole genome shotgun sequence, encodes the following:
- the LOC131226237 gene encoding alpha carbonic anhydrase 7-like, whose product is MNGPRNSILLSAFLSMLLFHSRTATSQEVEDEREFNYLEGSGHGPEHWGELNTEWELCKNGDMQSPIDLLDERVQVVPDLGKLKRSYKPTNAILKNRGHDIMLKWVDSAGSIHINGTQYWLHQFHWHSPSEHTIQGRRYDLEMHMVHGSSDGKIAVIGIMYKIGRPDTFLSELTKHIEAIADAHEGERQVGVIDPRHLKIGSRMYHRYIGSLTVPPCTQGVLWTIIKKIRTVSREQVRLLRKAVNDDFERNARPTQAINKRAIHLYRPRPDDLRS